Genomic window (Juglans microcarpa x Juglans regia isolate MS1-56 chromosome 2S, Jm3101_v1.0, whole genome shotgun sequence):
acgcaacTTTAATCTTTAGGATCATGATAACCATCAATCATCACATCAATCTTTGAATTTTGAGATCACATCACTATTTGTGATCACAGAATATCTAAGTTCACATCAGTCTTTGAATTTTGGCATAATTTGTACAGCAAATAATTATCTTTTGCTATAAGACTTGGTCATATTAGATCggcccaaaaagaaaattatctccAACAAAACACTAATGTAATAACTCCAGGGAAATGATCATGTGGTAAAGTTAGTACGATCGATCGAGGTCCatttaactaaatatttttggcttcataccATCTTGATAATCATTCAACAGCGATCTTTCTCTAGTATATATACGGTTCAAGTAGCTAGAAGATAAACTGGGACGTCTTGATTCTTTGCCTCTCTCGCTCAAAAACACAGAACGCACGATGCAAATAGATTTCCAGCTCCCAAGACCTCATATTCCTTGCCTGCAAATTCACATCAATTAGCTAGATAAAACCCTACCTCTCGTCAATCCCACCCACCAAGATCTCACGCGTGAGATGAAGAGCACCCATTTCCCAGCTGGCCTCTCTTGATCCGCTCTCTTCCCGGACCACCATGCACGTCGAGGCAACAAAATCCTAgttttttccttcactttttccTATAATTGATTGTCAAAGCCATGAAAGATGAACTCAGAGGAAATACGTCTACGTCTCAGGAGCCTCGATGGAGGGTGTTTGGAGAAGCTTTTACTTCACTGTGCGAGTGCCTTGGAGAGCAACGATGTTACTTTGGCTCAGCAAGTGATGTGGGTGCTAAATAATGTCGCTTCTTTCGTTGGAGATCCTAATCAAAGGCTCACTTCTTGGTTGTTGAGAGCACTAATCTCAAGAGCCTCTAGGGTTTGCCCCACTGCGATGAATATCGATGGAAGCAGCACCATTCAAAAAAGGTTAATGTCAGTGACTGAGCTAGCCGGGTACGTCGATCTAATCCCTTGGCACCGGTTCGGATTTTGTGCATCGAACAGTGCCATTTTGAAGGCAATTCAAGGAGTACCAAGGGTTCACATCTTAGATTTTAGCATCACTCATTGCATGCAGTGGCCTACTCTCATAGACGCATTGTCCAAAAGGCCTGAAGGCCCTCCTACGCTTCGAATCACAGTGCCTTCTTCTAGGCCACCAGTCCCTCCCTTGCTTAACGTTTCAACCGAAGAAGTTGGCCTCCGTTTGGGGAATTTCGCCAAGTCTAGTGATGTTCCTTTTGAATTCCATGTCTTTGATAACTCACCTTCATGTACGGTACCTGATGAAATTCTGTGTAAAGGAGCACCTAGCTTTCACTTCGATTCACTGTTGGGGCACTTGAATCCTTCCATGCTGAACCTTAGGGATGATGAAGCTTTGGTAATAAATTGCCAACAATGGCTACACTATCTGTCTGATGAGGAAAAAGGGAGTCCTCAAGGTGCTTCATTGCGAGACATCTTCATCAATACAATTAAAGCCCTTAACCCTCAAATTATAGTGGTTGTAGATGAAGATTCTGATCTGAGTGCATCAAGTCTCACATCCAGAATCACAACTTGCTTTAATTACCTATGGATACCCTTTGATGCCTTGGAAACTTTCTTGCCCAAAGATAGCAGCCAAAGGATCGAATATGAATCGGATATTGGCCATAAAATTGAAAACATCATTAGTTATGAAGGGTTTCAAAGAATAGAGAGGTTAGAATCCTGCATTAAGTTGTCCCAGAGATGGAAGAACGCCGGTTGTACCAGCATTCCGTTCTGTGAAGAGACAGTAAAGGAAGTCGGGGCCTTGCTTGATGAACATGCTGGCGGATGGGGCATGAAGAGGGAAGAAGATATGTTGGTGCTGACATGGAAGGGTCACAACTCAGTCTTTGCCACTACTTGGGTTCCAAATGGGTTGGAGGACTAAAAGGGAGTGGACTTGAAAAAGTGTATTGAAATTACTGCACATAAAATCGGTTAATTGGACGTGTCTTGGAATTATGGGAGTTGGGATTTTCTTGGGGGGTCCAGGCCGTAAGAAGTGACAAAACTtgttgctttaattttttttttttctcttcggCAAAAGGCTGCATTAATGGGCATCAGGCAACAAAAAAAATGGGCAGCTGGCCTATTGAGAATAAGCTTCCGTGTAGTCACTTTGTACTGGAGCTCTAGCTACATATGTCACATGAAAGGCAAATAGATAATtgcatgtacatatataattgTCTCTGTAAGAGACAAAATCTTCATCACTGTGTTTCCCCATGCCTGTTGATtcttgttcctctctctctctctctctctctctctctcgttttttttttttttcaaggaagatgatgaaaC
Coding sequences:
- the LOC121251445 gene encoding scarecrow-like protein 32 — translated: MNSEEIRLRLRSLDGGCLEKLLLHCASALESNDVTLAQQVMWVLNNVASFVGDPNQRLTSWLLRALISRASRVCPTAMNIDGSSTIQKRLMSVTELAGYVDLIPWHRFGFCASNSAILKAIQGVPRVHILDFSITHCMQWPTLIDALSKRPEGPPTLRITVPSSRPPVPPLLNVSTEEVGLRLGNFAKSSDVPFEFHVFDNSPSCTVPDEILCKGAPSFHFDSLLGHLNPSMLNLRDDEALVINCQQWLHYLSDEEKGSPQGASLRDIFINTIKALNPQIIVVVDEDSDLSASSLTSRITTCFNYLWIPFDALETFLPKDSSQRIEYESDIGHKIENIISYEGFQRIERLESCIKLSQRWKNAGCTSIPFCEETVKEVGALLDEHAGGWGMKREEDMLVLTWKGHNSVFATTWVPNGLED